The Engraulis encrasicolus isolate BLACKSEA-1 chromosome 24, IST_EnEncr_1.0, whole genome shotgun sequence DNA window CTCCGTGGGCatgtgaaaacaaaacaccatctCCAACCAACATTTTGTTTTATAACTTTCTTCTTTCTGATCATAGTAATAATTCAACATCACCGTGTTACAGTAATTCTGTAAGGTTTATTGGAACAGTTTGATAAAATGCACTCCACAAGTTAAGGAGGAAGCAAAAGagaataaaataatgaataaaataaaataaaataaaaaacatgtaGCATGTAAGAATAATACATGGCATTCAGCAGCTGTAGAAAATGGATTTCATAGTCTTGTATCACACATTGTAAACAAAACATTAACTCAATTAGTTTCTGACAGACATTCACATAAACATGTATATATGTAATATTTCACATACAATCACATTGTTTTCTGCGTGTTCAATGGAAGAAGCATATATTaacatttcattattatttttcttacaACATACTTTACATAACATTACTTACAAACCAGTAACTCAATCCATCCTACTGTGATTTTACTGTGAATTTTTAAATGATTTATGATATTATTTTCTGTTAGTGTTTGAGTAGATACTACTAAATTCACAAACTTGTATAACTTTTTTCGTCAAAACATTTACATCAGCACACTTAAATATGATGGAAGAACCTCAAATATATTCAGGAATCCCCATCTGAGTCCCCTTTTGTGGGGAGGCCGAGCATATTTGAGAGACTAATTGATAATTTCTCATTTTCAGACTTTTCAGATGACTCAATCACTGGGCAGTTGCTGCCAGATTCTGGCTTTGCTACTTTGAATGTCCCACGTTTGATTTTTGTAGGACTGTCACCGCCTGCATCTGCATCAATTTCAACCGCTGGGAGATTGAGGCTGACGTCTGCCGATGGGGATACTTCAAGGGAGGGCGTGCTGACTTCAACTACGGGGGATGAATCACCATCAATGCTTTTATCTAACGATGACCTTGAGGCGAATAATCTCAACCTCTCCTTGATGTCGATTGGACCTGCTGCTGCCTGCGCTTGACCAAGAAGGTTACCGATGCTGCCTGATTTGCTCCTTGAGGTCTTGAACTCAGGATCTACAGGGTCACTCTCCAGGTTGACAGCGCCAGTGAACTCCAGGGCATTCTGTATTGTGTTTAGTGGCAGTCTGTGTGTTTTGAATAAGGGTATTCCTTCCTCTGATAGCTCAACGCCAGCATCTGCCTCTCCATCCAGCTCTGCTTTTATTTTTGGCCCACTTAACTTCTTGAGGGTCAGGAATTTGAACTTTGGTTTCGATGTCTCAACACTGACATCAGGTGCATCTACATCAATATCAGCTTTGGGAAGGCTCACGTCTACATCAGGGGCAGAAGCACTCAGATCTACGTTGGGCGCCTTGAGATCGGCCTCAACATCCACCTCAGGTGCTACACTGACATCCAGATTAGGCTCTTTCCCTTTTGATCCTGAAAAACCAAATTTTGGCCATTTTATGTGGGGCATTTTGAATTTTCCTGAGGGGGGATCAACGTCAACATCTGGGACTTTCAAGTCCACGTCTGGACTCTCAATGTTGGCTTCAAGATCTGGTGTTTTCACTTCTACATCTGCACTTACATCAGGAGCATTAATATCTACAGAGGGGGCTTTGACATCAACTTTCGGTAAACTCACATTAACATCTGGGGCTTTCAGGTCAACACTGGGGGCATCGACATCGACCTGGGGCAAATCAACTGCTGGTGCACTTACTTCAGCATCAACAGATGGCACATCGACACTGGCACTGGGTGCTTTTATCTTTGGCATTGTCAGGTTGAGCTTAGGTAGCTTAAAGTGAGGCATCTTTAGCTTAGGGGTTTCAATGTCTACATCTGGGGCCTTTAAATCTACGTCTGGTGCTGTTAGATCTGCTTTTGGGAGGTCTACATCTGCAGAGAGATTCAAATCCGGTGCCTCAACACTGGCATCTAATTTTGGCAGATCAGCGTCGAGAGCTGGAGCGCTGAGGTCGGCCTCCAGTTTTGGTATGGACACATCCACATCTGGTGCCTTTAAATCTGCATCAATGTCAACTTCTGGTGCTTTTACTTTTGGTCCAGATAGATTAAGTTTTGGCAAATTAAATGAGGGCAGCTTAAACTTGCTGGATGGAGCCTCAATGTCGACATCTGGGGTCTTGATGTCGACCTCAGGTGCTTTGAGGCTTGCGTCAGGCAGATCAACATCCAGTGTTGGTGCAGAGAGGTTGAGGTCTGGTGTTTTCAGGTCTACGTCTGCTTTGGGTAAATCAATGTCAATCTTAGGTGCATCTAGGCCTGCCTCAACACTGGGTATGGACACATCTACATCTGGTGCCTTTAAATCTGCATCAATGTCAACCTCTGGTGCTTTCACCTTGGGTCCAGATAGATTAAGTTTTGGCAAATTAAATGAAGGCAGCTTAAACTTGCTGGATGGAGCCTCAATGTCGACATCTGGGGCCTTGATGTCGAGCTCAGGTGCTTTGAGGCTTGCGTCAGGCAGTTCAACATCTAGTGTTGGTGCAGAGAGGTCACCTTCAACTTTTGGTGCAGAAAGGTTGATGTCTGGTGTTTTGAGGTCTACGTCAGCTTTGGGTAAATCAATATCAACCTTAGGGAGATCAAGTCCTGCTTCTACTTTGGGGACTGACAGATCTACATCTGGGGCCTTAACATCTGCATCAATGTCAACCTCTGGTGCTTTTACTTTAGGTCCAGATAGATTAAGCTTTGGCAAATTAAATGAGGGAAGCTTAAACTTGCTTGATGGAGCTTCAATGTCGACATCTGGGGCCTTGATGTCGACCTCAGGTGCTTTGAGGCTTGCGTCAGGCAGATCAACATCCAGTGTTGGTGCAGAGAGGTTGAGGTCTGGTGTTTTTAGGTCTAAGTCTGCTTTGGGTAAATCGATGTCAACCTTAGGTGCATCTAGGCCTGCCTCAACACTGGGTATGGACACATCTACATCTGGTGCCTTTAAATCTGCATCAATGTCAACCTCTGGTGCTTTCACCTTGGGTCCAGATAGATTAAGTTTTGGCAAATTAAATGAGGGCAGCTTAAACTTGCTGGATGGGGCCTCAATGTCTACATCTGGGGCCTTGATGTCGACCTCGGGTGCTTTGAGGCTTGCGTCAGGCAGATCAACATCTAGTGTTGGTGCAGAGAGGTTGATGTCTGGTGTTTTCAGGTCTACGTCAGCTTTGGGTAAATCGATATCAACCTTAGGAGCATCTAGGCCTGCCTCAACACTGGGTATGGACACATCTACACCTGGTGCCTTTAAATCTGCATCAATGTCAACCTCTGGTGCTTTCACTTTTGGTCCAGATAGGTTAAGCTTTGGCAAATTAAATGAGGGCAGCTTAAACTTGCTTGATGGGGCTTCAATGTCGACATCTGGGGCCTTGATGTCGACCTCAGGTGCTTTAAGGCTTGCGTCAGGTAGATCGACATCAAGGTTGAGGTCTGGTGTTTTGAGGTCTACGTCAGGCTTGGGTAAATCGATATCAACTTTAGGAAGATCAAGTCCTGCTTCTACTTTGGGGACTGACAGATCTACATCTGGGGCCTTAACATCTGCATCAATGTCAACCTCTGGTGCTTTTGCCTTTGCTCCAAATTTCGGCCATTTAAATGATGGCAGCTTGATCTTTTTTGATGGTGCATCAAGGTCGAGGTCTGGTGTTTCCACATCTACCTCTGGTACCTTGAGGCTTGCATCTGGCACATCAACATCTATGTTGGGGCCAGAAAGGCTGAGGTCTGGTGCAGCAATGTCAACATCTGGAACACTTACAGCTACACTAGGGGCATCTAGGCCTGCCTCAACTTTGGGTAATGAGACATCCACTTCTGGTGCTTTTAAATCTGCATCAAGATCAACATCTGGGGTTTTCACTTTCGGTCCAGATAGGTTAAGTTTTGGCCATTTAATTGAGGGCATCTTAAACCTGCTTGATGGAGCCTCAATGTCGACATCTGGGGCACTGACGTCGACCTCAGGGCCTTTGAGGCTTGCGTCAGGCACATCAACATCAAGGTTGAGGTCTGGTGTTTTGACGTCCACGTCAGGCATTGTGACATCTGCCTTAGGCAACGTTACATCCCCATCAGGTAACTCAACATCTGCATCAACCTCGAAGCTTGGTGATTTGTGTTTTCCAAGGTTCAGCTTGGGCATCTTGGGCCAGTTGATCTTGAATTTAGAAGAGGGAGGATCAATATCTACATCCGGAGCTTTCACCTCAATGTCCGGTCCATCGATTTCTGCCTTTGGAAGACTTACATCTATGTCTGGTGTCTCAAGATTTGCATTGACCTCAGGGGCTTTGATGTCTGCATCAATGTCCACATCTGGAGTAGTCACCTTTGGTTTCAGTTTGAAGTTGGGCTTCTTTAGAGTGGGAAACTTTATCTTTCCTGATGGGGCTTTTACGTCAATATCAGCATCTATATCTGGACCACTGATGTCAGCTGATGGTAACTTTACATCGACTTCAGGTGAGCTCAGGTCAGCCTCAATCTTTGGCACGGAAACATCCAGGTCTGGGGTGTCTGCCTCAATGTCCACATCTGGTCCTTTGAGTTTACCTAGCTTGAGCTTCTTCAGCTTTGGGAATTTGAATTTATGTGATGGAGCCTCAATGTCAACATCGGTAGTCTCAATCTCAGCTTTGGGAACATCGACCTTGGCATCGGGCAGATCCACATCAACTTTTGGACCAGACACACTCACATCTGGGGTTTCTAAATCCATATCGACATCTGTTTTAATGGCAGGTCGGGAGTGACCCCACTTTGGCTTTGGCAGTGTGAACCACTTGAACCTCCCGGACGGCGCCTCGACGTCCACATCTGGGCCGTCGACGTCCACTTTTGGCAAGGTGACATCGACATCTGGAGTTTTCACTTCTGCATCAAGACCCGGGGCTTCAAGACTGAGCTCTGGGGTTGTAACTTTTGGCTTTTTTGCGGGCAAGTGGAAGTTTGGCATGGTGAACTTTGGAGGTTTATATTTGAGTCCCTTGGTGTTGACTTCTGGTTTGTCCACGTTGACAGACACATCCGGGGTTTCCAATGTTGGAGCAGTGATGCTAAGATCGGGACTCTGAATGGTGCCGTCCAACGCAGCTCCTTTGACCTGCGGTCCAGCAAGACCAACAGTTGGCATGGTGAACTTTGCCCCGCCGTCAAGTCCATTCGCCAAAGAAGGCCCATTGAGCTGTGGCAAAAGAAAATGTAAATTTGTATTAAAATAAAACATCTCATCATTAACCATTAAACAATTTTGTACTAAGCTATATGATATATCTCAAATgtagtcaagtgaaaagaaatcccgcacattgtccattccaccaacaaactttaatacaacgtttcggtcatccgaccttcttcaggtaaagttttaACCTAAAGTTTTAAccagtaactttacctgaagaaggtcggatgaccgaaagtttgttggtggaatggacagtgtgcaggatttcttttcacttgactgacaacccggctgggataacatcctacgcacctgcccaactacagaggtgtgcaaaagcgtctttattgaactgatATCTCAAATGTAGAAATTTAATTTTTTGTATTCACCATTCCAAGAAACTAACACTGGCAAAAAGCAAAGCATATCTTGCAAGAAAATCCCAGTTTTCCAAATACTTACATCGATTCCAAGACTGGATTTAGTCTTGATCTCCAATTTGTCGTCGTATGGCTCCAACATCTTCAGAACCTTCATGACGTCATCTTTTGCCAGGTGGTCCAGGTGGATGGTAGCAGCAACAATCTCATCTCCTATGCAGACGGAATTATAATAAGAATTGTTGTTGTGATAATAATTGTAATCataaataattgtaataataacaataacaacaacaagaatGATAATTATAGTTataattattgttgttattattattatggttattgttgttgttactattgttattattattattattattattgaaatacCTTCCTTCTCATAGTGAACATGTATGTAAGATTAAATTGTATATGTGACAATAATGATGATACACGGCATGTTTTCTATTCCatctgctcattcacaaatggcTTAACAGAAGTTCCATACAAATCATTTTTTCACCAAAATGTGTTAACAATCTCAACCCCTTCGCAGGCAGAGTTGCGTCACAATTTTAAAAGGCCTACATTCATTCTAAAATGGGTTATCAGATGTTTCATACTTTTTTATTTTCTAAAGCTTGCTATCTCTTTGGTAAGAAAAATATATCagatgttttattcatttttttttttaccaaaaatattttttgtaaaaaaaaaatatatatatattttttttaaccaaaaataTATCAAGCTTTAGAAAATAAAAAATGGAAGCACTTGATTATTGAAGTACCTATCTGTATCTACGTATCTGCATACTTTGGGATTGAAATGGACAGATACAACAGCTATCACGGGTCCAAAGATACACCGCCAAAAGCATTTGTTTTCTCTCAGACAAACTTTAAAACCTAATTTGGTTATTTCCTCATTTTGCTTCTTAGTACAGGCACAGGCAACAGGATTCCAAGACAGACTGAAAAGGAAATGGATGTGATTGGTTGTTTAACACAGAGTAATGCTGTCCAAGCTGTTCTAcaagaacagtgttgccagatggaaaatgctgaacaaAATTAtcggtttggtttttttttttttttttaagaaatgatCATACACGAACCAAATAGTTGTGTAtggcaactgaatgaaaactctgaaaaaTTAtgaacatcatgtttttttgatcgtccagaagacaaaattatggtacaaatatgataattataatacatctggcaacactgtacgcATACAAGAGCAACATGAACAGGCTCCACTCTacacctacactgtaaaaaaaacccaactgcctcagaattccaagttaatttaaatcctccTTATTGTAAGTTGCATGGAGATTTcaattgcagctttgtgttcaaacaacacgcAACTTATAActacacaacttacaataaatatttcaataaactTGGAATTCTGGGGCCTGGTAAATGTGTGATTCCAAGTTAAATCATGCTGTTACCATTGCAGAGTACTGTATAGCAGAATAAATTAAAAGTTATGACtcatcactgatatcattttcatAGTGTACCTTCTTTCAGGCCAATCATCTTGCTGATGGACGGTTCTGCAGAGATCAGGGCTCCTCCCCCTACGCCCACGTTAGCGTCTCCCAGGGATACATCAGCCGAGATGCCCTCCCCTTTTACTTCCCCATTCTACAGACAATTCCAGAGAACAACAAAAATAACACTGATGATGAGTTTGCAGAAATATGTATGCACATGACACTGAATAGCTGtatagaaaaaaataatggttttaacacgcacgcacacacacacacacataacagataCACAaaagtacatacacatacagagacatgcacacacacacaccaaatgcagatacacacacacacacacacacacacacacacacacacacacacacacacacacacacacacacacacacacacacacacacacacacacacacacacacacactcgacttgAGGTGTCTTTTTAAACTACAACCAACTCCACATGCAATTCTTCAGGAGTTATGACTGCATGCTCACCATTTTCATTCAGGCGTCTTTTTTACACTTGCATATCATACAATGAGGGTCTTCAGAAAAcctggaaagaaaaaaacaaacattttcagCCATGGTAAGTTTGGAATGCGAATGACTTGCTTTATATGTGACCAGATTTCAAACTCAGAGACACGTGTCTCTGAGAGCGAAACTGAGGAAAAtccgattttttaaaaatgtttttgaagaATGTGCAAGTTGAGGTCTTGAGGGAGATACTCAATCTTTCAGAGAATATTATTGGTTTATCTAAAAGTTAACATTTTGTCTTTAAAATGTCTGATTTCATGTCTTTCCTATGGGCAAGATAAACTTTAAGAGCTGACTTATCTGTTTTCTACTTAAAGAAGTGAACACATTTAAAATGCCACAAATTCATCAGATATTACCAGATTCCTGTGTTATGTGTAAAGTATCGGAAGGTATCTTTGAAGAGCGTAGAATCTGAACTATCAGAATCGATGGTTAACTCAATATGCCCCCGGGCCTACTTGCAGTGATGGGGCAAAATGGATTCTTTAGTTACAATCCAAGGCCACATTTCCCAAACGACTTGGTTTTATccgtccaattcagccaggtgattgctgttgaattggacaggttaaACAAAGTAATTTGGAAAATGTGGCCCTGGATTGTAAATAAAGAACCCATTACTGCCTGCCAATGCCAATGCCCCATCACTGCCTACTTGCGACCTGTTTtcttgtggctagtcacatacagtacatataatatATAGAATGAGAAGTCCAGAAGTAATATGTAGAGAAGTAGAATGAGAAGTCCATTACGCTGATACCTAAACTGATGTGAATTATAGGCAACAATAAACCAACCCCAGATACGTAAGTAAAATTAACAGAGTCAACACATGTCTCCATGAGGGTGCAGCGTTCTAATAACAACATTTCCCGGTTCGAATCTGGCCCGAGTCATTTACCAACCTTTCCCCATCTCGATTTCCTTACTTGTTTTGTCTCTGCTGCTTTCATTATCCTGACCAAATAAAGGCTAAAACCCCCCAAAACAAATATCCCCATGAATGCTGTTCACTTATGCCACATCCATTTTCCCTATTAAATGATGCACTTTGTAGTTTGTGTAATAGGATCAATGCTTCCTACTTGATGTCCCTAAACAATTTCATACATTGAGACCAAAGAGAAATTTCACACTGGCaggaaaaaatataggcctattctttTCTACTCTACTAATATTTTGTCCCCAATAAATGTGACCCTTACAGAGATGCCTTGCACTGCCAAGGGAATATGTCACACAACAGTAGCTGATTTCCAGCAGTACCATGTCACCTTGTCCATGTAGAGTagggtacttttattaatccgaGGGAAGTTAAGATGTCAGACAGTTTACATAAAGAAGGCAtcagccttacatcagttcactacactcacacaccctctcacacaccctatctctctctctctctctctctctctctctctctctctctctctctctcacacacacacacacacacacacacacacacacacacacacacacacacacacacacacacacacacacacacacacacacacacacacacgccaccttaTCTGCATATGCATCTATCAGTGGCTTGTTTTCATGTCACCACAAATTCCTCAAATTCATTAtacctactcacaaatgcattaTCACTAAGTAATTGTGCACTGCGACAGTTGTCAGCTGAGTCATCATAGTCCACAAAAACTACGGTGTAAATTATGCAATACCAAATGATGTGTTTATCTCTGAACAATTGAAACTGGCGTGGCCCTGGGTAGGAACGGGTTGGGGTTGGTGATGATTACTCACGCCCGTGGCACCCGCTCCAAGTTTCTAAGTACCGTCATTGTTCTGCCTCTGAGGTGGAATCCAAAACCAATCAAAGGTGTGATGTCTGAAAGCAACAACGAGGCACTTTTCCTCTTGTCGCTCTACAGGTTGGAAGCGGAAATGTCTTTCACATGTCTCACTCGAACGACAGATTGGCGACTTGCCTTATTATGTAAAGTAACGTCCTTAGTGTGGCGGCTACACTGCACTGCAAAGAACCAAATCAGACATATTAGCGAAGCCACCCCTACAGATAGCTTGTCACactacttaacccattttgtaaACAGTATTTTGAGGGAGAGAAtaactacttaaagggacactgtgcaggtttactaagtaataaacaaatattttctagtatggtccaagtacagtcatttttgcagctaaaaatggctatttttggaaattctaaatggcggaccatggagaagatcccccttttcatgtatgaaaagtgcaatttttccagtcataatgaatacttagaatttgatgctggtggtaagtattcatgaaaaaggtaacattagtgaatgggcagcatgaattctggaaataaacaactaaaaatctcacacagtgtccctttaacgtctGTGTATTTCCTTCTCTGGCTCATCTACTGtttatcagtgtttctcaacatttTCTGAGCAAACGCCCCCATTACCCCATCACCTCAAGCATTCCAATGCACCttttgtcctcatcataagcctgccaacgcccccttagtattaaaacttTGCAA harbors:
- the si:ch211-125o16.4 gene encoding neuroblast differentiation-associated protein AHNAK, whose amino-acid sequence is MKMNGEVKGEGISADVSLGDANVGVGGGALISAEPSISKMIGLKEGDEIVAATIHLDHLAKDDVMKVLKMLEPYDDKLEIKTKSSLGIDLNGPSLANGLDGGAKFTMPTVGLAGPQVKGAALDGTIQSPDLSITAPTLETPDVSVNVDKPEVNTKGLKYKPPKFTMPNFHLPAKKPKVTTPELSLEAPGLDAEVKTPDVDVTLPKVDVDGPDVDVEAPSGRFKWFTLPKPKWGHSRPAIKTDVDMDLETPDVSVSGPKVDVDLPDAKVDVPKAEIETTDVDIEAPSHKFKFPKLKKLKLGKLKGPDVDIEADTPDLDVSVPKIEADLSSPEVDVKLPSADISGPDIDADIDVKAPSGKIKFPTLKKPNFKLKPKVTTPDVDIDADIKAPEVNANLETPDIDVSLPKAEIDGPDIEVKAPDVDIDPPSSKFKINWPKMPKLNLGKHKSPSFEVDADVELPDGDVTLPKADVTMPDVDVKTPDLNLDVDVPDASLKGPEVDVSAPDVDIEAPSSRFKMPSIKWPKLNLSGPKVKTPDVDLDADLKAPEVDVSLPKVEAGLDAPSVAVSVPDVDIAAPDLSLSGPNIDVDVPDASLKVPEVDVETPDLDLDAPSKKIKLPSFKWPKFGAKAKAPEVDIDADVKAPDVDLSVPKVEAGLDLPKVDIDLPKPDVDLKTPDLNLDVDLPDASLKAPEVDIKAPDVDIEAPSSKFKLPSFNLPKLNLSGPKVKAPEVDIDADLKAPGVDVSIPSVEAGLDAPKVDIDLPKADVDLKTPDINLSAPTLDVDLPDASLKAPEVDIKAPDVDIEAPSSKFKLPSFNLPKLNLSGPKVKAPEVDIDADLKAPDVDVSIPSVEAGLDAPKVDIDLPKADLDLKTPDLNLSAPTLDVDLPDASLKAPEVDIKAPDVDIEAPSSKFKLPSFNLPKLNLSGPKVKAPEVDIDADVKAPDVDLSVPKVEAGLDLPKVDIDLPKADVDLKTPDINLSAPKVEGDLSAPTLDVELPDASLKAPELDIKAPDVDIEAPSSKFKLPSFNLPKLNLSGPKVKAPEVDIDADLKAPDVDVSIPSVEAGLDAPKIDIDLPKADVDLKTPDLNLSAPTLDVDLPDASLKAPEVDIKTPDVDIEAPSSKFKLPSFNLPKLNLSGPKVKAPEVDIDADLKAPDVDVSIPKLEADLSAPALDADLPKLDASVEAPDLNLSADVDLPKADLTAPDVDLKAPDVDIETPKLKMPHFKLPKLNLTMPKIKAPSASVDVPSVDAEVSAPAVDLPQVDVDAPSVDLKAPDVNVSLPKVDVKAPSVDINAPDVSADVEVKTPDLEANIESPDVDLKVPDVDVDPPSGKFKMPHIKWPKFGFSGSKGKEPNLDVSVAPEVDVEADLKAPNVDLSASAPDVDVSLPKADIDVDAPDVSVETSKPKFKFLTLKKLSGPKIKAELDGEADAGVELSEEGIPLFKTHRLPLNTIQNALEFTGAVNLESDPVDPEFKTSRSKSGSIGNLLGQAQAAAGPIDIKERLRLFASRSSLDKSIDGDSSPVVEVSTPSLEVSPSADVSLNLPAVEIDADAGGDSPTKIKRGTFKVAKPESGSNCPVIESSEKSENEKLSISLSNMLGLPTKGDSDGDS